In one Rugosibacter aromaticivorans genomic region, the following are encoded:
- a CDS encoding STAS/SEC14 domain-containing protein has translation MIAIQHTDHLVQFAILGEFTLADFKEFEELVLYKIRFTGPVDLLVDVREMLRVTIDVAWQEVRFSRAHTHDFNRIAVLTSSQWVTWSAWLSQLFVQADVRVFEEEAPARAWLAETAPAK, from the coding sequence ATGATTGCCATTCAACATACCGATCACCTTGTTCAGTTCGCCATACTCGGCGAATTCACCTTGGCCGACTTCAAAGAATTCGAAGAGCTCGTGCTTTACAAAATACGCTTTACGGGTCCAGTGGATCTACTCGTGGATGTGCGCGAAATGCTCAGAGTGACGATTGATGTCGCGTGGCAAGAAGTGCGCTTTTCGCGCGCGCATACACACGACTTCAACCGCATTGCGGTACTCACCAGCAGCCAATGGGTGACATGGAGCGCCTGGTTATCGCAGCTCTTCGTGCAGGCCGATGTACGTGTCTTCGAAGAAGAGGCGCCTGCCCGGGCCTGGCTTGCTGAGACCGCTCCCGCTAAATAA